In Gemmatimonadaceae bacterium, one DNA window encodes the following:
- a CDS encoding M28 family metallopeptidase, translating into MRKVSASFVAAAIAAALAGACSSAGTVDATGKDPAVMQAAQAINADSLLQHIKDLSADSMEGRAPGTPGEQKATAYMQREFQALGLKPGNPDGTWIQKVQLIGYTSHPTAKIVSGGKTLALEYPDDYVASSRHNRPEIKVDNSDVVFVGYGVVAPEYGWDDYKGLDVKGKTILMLVNDPPVTVAGDTAQLDTTMFKGKAMTYYGRWTYKYEIASTKGAAAAIIIHETGPAGYPYAVVKGSFSAEQFDIPSPTAEQRVPVEGWITADKAREMFRDAGLNFDSLHAAAARKDFRPVTLKAKATWDVKVDVRTIESKNVVAKLEGGSKKDEYMVYTAHWDHLGRDTALKGDQIYNGALDNASGSAGLIEIARAFTKLATPPDRSILFLSVTGEEKGLIGSEYYATHPLYPLSKTAADLNMDGLNQWGRTKDVTVIGLGNSTLDDVLGDVLAADGRLVRADPEPEKGFYYRSDHFSFAKEGVPALDPDAGIDFIGKPAGYGMQKRDEYTANDYHKVSDEVKPDWDLSGAVEDLRVFFRVGDVVANAPGFPQWKAGTEFKAKRDSMMAVHQ; encoded by the coding sequence GTGCGCAAGGTCTCTGCCTCATTCGTCGCGGCCGCCATCGCCGCCGCGCTCGCCGGCGCGTGCTCCTCCGCCGGCACCGTCGATGCGACCGGCAAGGATCCGGCCGTGATGCAGGCGGCCCAGGCGATCAACGCCGACTCTCTGCTGCAGCACATCAAGGATCTCTCCGCCGATTCAATGGAAGGCCGCGCCCCCGGCACTCCCGGGGAGCAGAAGGCCACCGCGTACATGCAGCGTGAATTCCAGGCGCTGGGGCTCAAGCCCGGAAACCCCGATGGCACGTGGATCCAGAAGGTGCAGCTGATCGGCTACACGTCGCATCCGACGGCGAAGATCGTATCGGGCGGCAAGACGCTGGCGCTCGAGTATCCCGACGACTACGTGGCGAGTTCGCGCCACAACCGCCCCGAGATCAAGGTCGACAACTCGGACGTGGTGTTCGTGGGCTACGGCGTGGTGGCGCCCGAGTACGGTTGGGACGACTACAAGGGCCTCGACGTGAAGGGCAAGACGATTCTGATGCTCGTCAACGACCCGCCGGTGACGGTTGCCGGCGACACGGCGCAGCTCGACACGACGATGTTCAAGGGCAAGGCGATGACGTACTACGGCCGGTGGACGTACAAGTACGAGATCGCCTCGACCAAGGGAGCCGCGGCCGCGATCATCATCCACGAGACGGGGCCCGCCGGCTATCCGTACGCCGTGGTGAAGGGGAGCTTCAGCGCCGAGCAGTTCGACATCCCGTCGCCCACGGCTGAGCAGCGTGTGCCGGTGGAAGGGTGGATCACGGCCGACAAGGCCCGGGAGATGTTCCGCGACGCCGGACTCAACTTCGACTCGCTGCACGCGGCGGCGGCGCGCAAGGACTTCCGGCCGGTGACGCTCAAGGCCAAGGCCACGTGGGACGTGAAGGTGGACGTCCGCACGATCGAGTCGAAGAACGTGGTGGCGAAGCTCGAGGGCGGGTCGAAGAAGGACGAATACATGGTGTACACGGCGCATTGGGACCATCTGGGCCGCGACACCGCCCTCAAGGGCGACCAGATCTACAATGGCGCGCTGGACAACGCGAGCGGGTCGGCCGGGCTGATCGAGATCGCGCGGGCCTTCACCAAGCTGGCCACGCCGCCCGACCGGTCGATTCTCTTTCTCTCCGTGACCGGCGAGGAGAAGGGCCTCATCGGGTCGGAGTACTACGCCACGCACCCGCTGTATCCACTTTCCAAGACGGCGGCCGACCTCAACATGGACGGCCTCAACCAGTGGGGCCGCACGAAGGACGTCACGGTGATCGGCCTCGGGAACTCCACGCTCGACGACGTGCTCGGGGACGTGCTGGCGGCCGACGGGCGCCTGGTGCGGGCCGATCCGGAACCCGAGAAGGGATTCTACTATCGCTCGGATCACTTCTCGTTCGCCAAGGAAGGTGTGCCGGCGCTCGATCCCGATGCGGGCATCGACTTCATCGGCAAGCCGGCCGGGTACGGGATGCAGAAGCGGGACGAATACACGGCCAACGATTACCACAAGGTGAGCGACGAGGTGAAGCCGGATTGGGATCTGTCGGGCGCCGTCGAGGATCTGCGCGTGTTCTTCCGGGTCGGCGACGTCGTGGCCAACGCGCCCGGGTTCCCGCAGTGGAAGGCGGGCACGGAGTTCAAGGCCAAGCGCGACTCGATGATGGCGGTGCATCAATAG
- a CDS encoding saccharopine dehydrogenase C-terminal domain-containing protein: MTRRVLLLGLGAQGKAALHDLVTADETTRVTVADRAPGLAEYVARYPASRVTTRPVDAGDAAAVVALMRDADVVVEALPGPFALPVGRLAVDAAVSLVSSMYYRDPQERDAGRLATAERALAALARDAAARGLTILTEFGLDPGLDLVLGVRALAELDEVREFHAYGAGIPGPGARDNALHYKFSWSPIGVMRSYSRPARIIHEGAAVDIDPATLFEPHRVHVLDVPAVGAALECYPNGDAVHYAELFGLRGRVREMARYTGRLPGHCAFWDVMAKCGFLEQAPLAVGGAQVAPLDFVAALLASQPRFQYADDEADLTFVRVDVRGIRAGTGVRVVYDLVDRRDFATGFTSMQRTVGFTLALGARLILDGTLPKRGLLTPLDVPYDLVFPPLERRGIHVTREEESWP; encoded by the coding sequence CGGACTCGGCGCGCAGGGCAAGGCGGCGCTGCACGACCTCGTCACGGCCGACGAGACTACGCGCGTTACGGTTGCGGACCGCGCGCCGGGCCTGGCCGAGTACGTGGCCCGGTACCCGGCGTCCCGGGTGACGACGCGCCCCGTGGACGCGGGCGACGCGGCGGCCGTAGTGGCGCTGATGCGAGACGCCGACGTAGTGGTGGAGGCCCTCCCCGGTCCGTTCGCACTTCCGGTTGGCCGACTGGCCGTGGACGCCGCCGTGAGCTTGGTGAGCAGCATGTACTACCGCGATCCGCAGGAGCGCGACGCCGGGCGCCTGGCCACCGCCGAGCGCGCGTTGGCCGCGTTGGCGCGGGACGCGGCGGCGCGCGGGCTGACGATTCTCACGGAGTTCGGGCTCGATCCGGGGCTCGATCTCGTGCTTGGCGTTCGGGCGCTGGCCGAGCTGGACGAGGTGCGAGAATTCCATGCGTATGGGGCCGGCATTCCCGGGCCCGGCGCGCGCGACAATGCGCTGCACTACAAGTTCTCGTGGTCGCCCATCGGCGTGATGCGCTCGTACAGCCGGCCGGCGCGGATCATCCATGAGGGCGCCGCCGTGGACATCGATCCGGCCACGCTGTTCGAGCCCCATCGGGTGCACGTGCTCGACGTGCCGGCCGTTGGCGCCGCGCTCGAGTGCTATCCCAACGGCGATGCCGTGCACTACGCGGAGCTGTTCGGGTTGCGCGGCCGGGTGCGGGAGATGGCGCGCTACACGGGGCGCCTGCCGGGCCACTGCGCGTTCTGGGACGTGATGGCCAAGTGCGGCTTTCTGGAGCAGGCCCCGCTGGCCGTGGGGGGCGCGCAGGTGGCGCCGCTGGACTTCGTGGCGGCGTTGCTCGCTTCGCAGCCGCGCTTCCAGTACGCCGACGACGAGGCCGATCTCACGTTCGTTCGCGTGGACGTGCGCGGCATCCGCGCCGGCACGGGAGTGCGCGTGGTGTACGACCTCGTGGACCGGCGCGACTTCGCCACCGGCTTCACGTCCATGCAGCGCACGGTGGGGTTCACGCTGGCGCTTGGCGCGCGCCTCATTCTCGACGGGACGCTGCCCAAGCGCGGCCTGCTCACGCCGCTCGACGTTCCCTACGACTTGGTGTTTCCGCCGCTCGAACGCCGGGGCATTCACGTGACGCGCGAGGAGGAGTCCTGGCCCTGA